In Thermanaeromonas sp. C210, the genomic stretch CGTCGTAGTACCCGCGCTCCACCAACGCCGGGCGCGCCGCCTCGTCGAGGACGTCGAAGTTGTGGTACTCGGTCGGCCGCAGCTCGCGCAGCACCTTCAGGCAGAACCCGTGTATGGTTCCGACGTACATGCCTCCGAGCGTGGCGTCCTCTCCCGGAGGGGTGACGCGGCCGATGTGCTGCCGAATCCGGAACTTCATCTCCTCGGCCGCCCGTTCCGTAAAGGTGAAGGCGGCGATGGCGCCCTTGGACACGCCCTCGACGGCCGCCCACCAGGCCACGCGCCGCGCCATGACCTCTGTCTTGCCGGATCCCGCCCCAGCGATTACCAGGAGGCGGCGCTTCACCGACGAAACGGCCTCCTGCTGCCGCGGCTTAAGCCCCTGCAGCAGGATTTCTCGTGGTTGCATCTCCGCCCGTCTCTCCCTTCCTTTCGGACTTTACCCCGCGTGCGGCCCTCACGATCTCCCTCAACTCTTCGAGCCCCAGTACCCTGTCCCTCCTGCGGTGGACCATACGGTGGCAGTTCGCGCACAGGACGGTCAGGTCCGCCCGGGGGTCCACGGCGGCAGGCCCCCCGAGGGCGCTCACGGGCTTGAGGTGGTGGACCTCTATGTAGCCCCGGCCTCTTTCGCCGTACGCCTCCTCGAAGTCGAACCCGCAGGCGAGGCACCTCGTTCCGTGCAGTCTTATCGCCGCGCGCCGTAGCTCAGGGTCCCGCTCGTACACGTTTACGTATTGCCTTTTAGGGCTGCCTTCGACGTACGTTTCGGCTTCGAGCGCATCGACGTCCTGGACCTGGAGCGATAGGTCGCTTGCGAAACGGGCCGTGAAGCGGGTCGGCCGGGTTCCCTCATGGGCGACTACTCTACGGGGCCGTAGTAGCGGAAGGCGGCTCCGGCCTCTTTTCCGTACGCATACTTCGAGGGCCTGTAGAAGAGGAGCAGCTCGTACCCGGTCGCCCTGCTATCGATGATCAGCCCGTCGGTCTTTCCCGATAGCTGACCGTCGAAGTACACGTACTCCCCCTCGATGCGGTCTTTGTAGGGCGTCCGATCCGCCTGCTTCTCTCCGGTAAGGAATATCCAGACCGAGTCGTGGCCCGAAGGCTTAAAGATACCGTTGTACAGGGCGGCGTCCGTGATGCCGAACATCCTTTTCAACCGTTCCCTGTTGTACAGCCCGCCTATCACCAAGTGCTCCGAGGTTTTCACCGTAACCCTCCTTTCACGTATCGCCCGCCGACGGCCGGGCAAGCCGTCCCCTTTCGGCAACCCGACCCGGCTGCGTGACCCCCTCGGGCCGCAGCCCACCTCGCTCCCCGCGGGGCCCACGCAGATCGGGGTTCCGGCTACCACGTGTGGGGCCGCCCGTGCGCCCGGAAAATTACTCTTGAGGGCCCCCGGTTTCTTCGGTAGAATAATCGGGAGAGCACGAACGGGGCGGCCCGATTACTTTCTCAAGAAAGGGAGGGCGAATCTTGGGTAGAAAGCGCCTGACTGCGGTGGACCTTTTCGCCGGAGCTGGCGGCGCGGCCCTGGGGCTGAAGGCCGCCGGGTTCGAGATCCTCGCGGCCCTCGAGATAGACCCCGACGCCGCGGCCACCTACGAGAGGAACATCGGCGTGACCCCCCTGGTCGCCGACATCCGCCTGGTGGATCCGGATGCCTGGCGGGACCGCCTCGGGCTGGCCCCCGGCGAGCTGGACCTGATGGTCGGCTGCCCGCCCTGCCAGGGCTTCACCCGCCTCCGGGGACCGAAAGGCGCCTCCGACCCGCGCAACGAGCTGGTCGACGTCTTCGCCCGCTTCGTCCGCTCCTTCCTGCCGAAGATGGTGGCGTTTGAGAACGTACCGGGCCTCATCAAGAGCACCCACGGCCGCGCCTACTACGAGCGGCTGATCGCCGCCCTCGAGGCCGCCGGGTACGAGGTGACGGAACGCGTGCTGGACGCGGCGGACTTCGGCACGCCCCAGCACAGGCCGCGCCTGGTGGTGGTGTCCGCGCACGGGCGGAAACCCCCTCTGCCGGAGCCGACGCACGGCGCTCCCGACGACCCCGAGGTCTTGGCGGGGCGGCGGAAGCCCTGGCGGACCGTAAGGGACGCCATATCGCATTTTCCGCCCTTGGCGGCGGGCGAGAGCTGCCCCAACGTCCCCAACCACTCCGCGTCGTCGATAGGACCGAGGGTCCTTCGTTTCATAGAGATGGTCCCGCGCAACGGCGGCAGCCGCCGCGAGGTGCCGCGGGAGTTCTGGCTACCCTGCCACCTGACGCACGACGGCCATAAGGACGTCTTCGGCCGCCTCGCCTGGGACGAACCGTCGTCGGTGGTCGTAACGTCCGGGTGCATCAACCCCTCGAAAGGCCGCTTCGTCCACCCCGAGCAGGACAGGGCGCTCACGCCGCGCGAGGCTGCGGCGCTGCAGGGCTTTCCGGATCACTTCGCATTTTCCGGCGGCCGCCTTTCGGTAGCCTCGCAGATAGGTAACGCCTTCCCGCCGCCGCTTGCCGAGGCGGTCTTCCGCGCCGCCGCCGCCTTTCTGCGCCGAGGCGCGCGGGACGATGCGCGGAGCTCAACCCGCCAGCAGGGCGGAGCCGCACAGATCGCCTAGAGGGCACTCCCCGCACCGTGGCCTTCTCGGCCGGCAGACGTGCCGCGTGAAGTCGATCAGCCGCCCGGGCTCGGGCCCGCCCTCGGCCGGACCCAACCGGGCCACGAGGCTCCTCAGAGTCGGGCTTCCCTTTGTGGGATGGCCCGACGGCAGGCCGGTCAGCCTGGAAAGGAACCGGAGCACGTTGACGTCCGCCGGCACGACCGGGCGGCCGAACGCGAAGGCGGACACCGCGGCCGCCGTATAAGGACCCATCCCCGGAATCTTTTGAAGCTCGCCCGACTCCTCGGGCAGCCTACCTCCGTACCGCTCCACCACGTGCGCCGCGGCCCGCTTCAACAGCGGAACCCTCTTCCTCAGCCCCAGCGGCGCCACCAGAGCCGCCAGTTCGCCCTCGTCCGCAGCCGCCAGCGCCTCGAAAGAGGGGTAGCGGCGCAGCAACTCCTCCCACACCCTTGCGACAACGTCGGCCCGGGTGCGGACCAGCAGGAACTCCGCGACAAACACGGCATAGGGGTCGGCCTCCGTCCTCCACGGCGGTGGCTCGCCGAAAGGGCCGGAGGCCGCCAATCTGGCCGCGGCCGCGGATACCAGGGCCGCAAGACGTTCGGCCTCGCACGTCATTTCCCCGACCCGTACCTCCTCTTTATCTCAGCAACGATCTGGAGAACCTTGGCCTCCACGCTCCTGCCGTACTCGCGCGCCGTGAACGAGGCGGCCACATGCGCCTCCTTGACAGCCGTCGGGACGATGCGCGGCAGGGCGCTCCAGAGGTCGCCCGTGGCGTCGGTTTCGACCGCGCCCGGCCGCGCCAGCGCCGCCAGCACCCGGGCCACGAGTTTCCTCTCGCCCGCCTCCCCGGGCCCGCCCAGCGCCTCGAAGTCCACGGCCGGAGGCAGTACCTCGAGGCGGGGGAGGGAAAAGGGCGCGTCGGGCGGAGCCTGCGCGGGCAGCGCGAAGAACATCAGCACGCCTATCCGCTTGCACAGCTCCTTAAACACCGTGTATTGGTCCTGTGTCAACGGCCTGCGGGCGCCCTCGTAGAGGGCGTCCCTGCGACGCCGTGCCTCCCTCTGCACAAACAACACGTCCCAATCCTGCATGCTCTTGTAGTCGAGCGGGCGCACCCCGCCGTCCTCGGTTTCCAGCAACGGAGGCATGCCCAGGCCCGATATGTCCGCGAAGCGGCGCAGGGCCCGGAAGGTAACCGGGACGGCGCCACCAGCTCCGGCCGCCTGCCGCGCCGCGGCGAGCAGTGGCCCCGCAAGCGCGGTGTCGACGCAGCCGAGGCGCAGGACGGCCTCCTCCTCCACCTCCTCTCTTCCCGCCTTGAAGCGGGCGTACCAGAGCACCAGGGGCGAGAGGTAGGGCAGCTCGGGCGACTTTACGACCCCCGCGTACACCGGCCTGGCGCCCGTGCCAGCCACCCACAGGAATACCGCGTAGAAGGCCTTCAGGTTCCGCCTGACCATCTCGCCGTAGAAGGTGTCGTCCTCGTAATCGTTTATCTTGTGGTCTATGGGGAGGATCCGGCCGTTCCTGAACACGACACCGGGCTCCGGCGGCAGCCCGGTGTCGGGGTGGGCCTGCCACCGCGCCGTGCCCCGCATAACCCTCTCGTCGTGAAGGTAATGCCGTAGGTCCATCGCCACGGCCCGAGTGTGCCGCCACCTGGACTCCCCGAGCACGGCGGCCCAGCGGGGCGGTAGGAGCAGGCCCTCGACCGCGGCGGAGTCCTCGTCGTAGGCGAGGAGGCGGTCCGGGTCGACGTCGTAATCGTGGAAAGCCCTCGCGGTGTTGAAGTCCACCAGGGCCGCTGCCGTAGCGGTAAGCACCGCCAGGCCGCCGAGGGCAGCGGGGCCGTAGAGGGGCGAGGTGGCGATGTCGAATACGGAGGCGTCCGTCGCTGCCGTCGCGTCGACATTGCCCTCCGGGGCCATCAGCTCTATCACGGCGTCACCGTAAACCCTCTCGCGAAGGACCGCGTTCAGCGCCGACCGGTCGAGGCTCACGAACCGATCGTCGGGGGCGGACGGGTCCGCGAAGGCGGGGTCGGAAGGGTCCGTCGCCCTGAAGACCCGGCGATCGACCCCGAAGACCTGCCTGAAGTACCGCTCGACGAAAGTCCTGAGAAGCTCCCACCGGGCGCGGGCCCTTCTACGGCGCTCCACGCCGTCCGCGCGCAGTAGCTCGCGCCTGCTGCGGCGCATCTCCTCCGCTGCCCACTCGGCCATCTCCGCCAGCAGGGTCCGCGGGCTTTCCCGGAGCAACCTCGGCGCCACCGCGGCGGCCGCCCGCAAGAGGTCCGCGTCCCTGGCCGCGTCCCAGGCGACCTGCCCCAGGACGCCGAACTCGCGCTCCACCGCCTCCCTGGGGGTGGGGCGCACGACGTCCCCCCTCTCGGCGTACTCCGAGGCTACGTACAGGCGCGCCCTCCGCCCTCCGCCTGCCGGCGGAGGGCCCCAGCGGGCCACGACCTCCCCTTCCTCGACCAGGCGCGCCAGTTGCCTCCTCACGGTTGCCTCCGACGCGCCGGGTCGGGCGCCCTCCTCCACCCTCGCGGCGACCTCGGCGGCGGTAACTCCCTCCCGGCCAGCCGCCCGCACGATCTCCGCTATTTGCCCCTTGAGGTCCTCGACCATAGCTCCACCTCTGCCTTCAGGTCGGGCGTCGGCGCCCCGTGCGTCGTGCGCCTCCGCCTGACCTCCACCATCAGGGTGTGGCGTACCAGCTCAGCCCCGCCGGATAGAACCGCCACGCCCTGCCCGAGCTTGGGTATCCTCTCCCTCATCTGCTCCGGGGCATCCGCGAGGAAGCCCGACATCGCCCGCAGGTCCTCGCCGTCGAGGGCGAAGATAAGCCTCGTGTTGCAAAGGAGCATTACCTGCCGGTCGATGCCCAGCGGGCTCTGCGACACGAGGACCACGCCGACCTTCATGTGGCGGCCCATGCGGACGAACTCGCGGATGACCGCCGTGGAGGGCGATTCCCTTCCTCCAGCCGGGAGGAACAGGTGAGCTTCGTCGAGGCCGAAAACGAAAGGCGGCACTTCTTCCCGCAGCCGCCTTCGCTGGAGCATGCGCGCGGTGGCCGCGACCACGATCTCGCGCTGGGACCTTTTGAGGCCCCCGAGCAGCACGTTGACGAACCGATAGCGGCGGAGCAGGTCGGACCAGTCGCCCAACTCGCCTATTATGGCGTTTTGGCGGATGCCGTAGCCCAGCCGGCGTATCGCCCTGTCCACCACGTCGGCGCGCTGGGCGACGGCGGCGCCCACGCGGCGGATCTCGTCGGCCAGCTCTTCCCAGGTCCACACCTCCCGGCGCTCCGAAAGATCTATATACGCGTCGACGATGAGGTCCTGGTGCGCCTGGGTGAGGTTGGGCTGAAGCGAGAGAAGCTCCGACTCACCGAGGGCCCAGAGCGGAACCTTGTAGTCGACGCCCGGGACGAGGTTGACACCTCCCAGCTCGACCGCGGCCTCGGCCATCTCGCCGTTGGCGTCGAAGTTGACCTGCGGGATCCCGTGCCGCGCGATCTCCTCGGCCAGCACGCCCCGCGCGTAGCTCTTGCCGGTGCCCGGCCGGCCGACGATGAGGATGTGGCGCGGCAGTGCGGACCGCGGGAGGACCACCGCCGCGTCGGCGCCGAAGGCGCGTCCCAGCTCCAGGCCCTCCCCGGGCGGCGGAAAGCCGAGCAGCGCCTCGGCGAGGGCCCCGGCCAGGGGGACGACGGGTTTTCCCGTCTGGGGAAGGTTGGCCGGAGGTTCGACCGCCACCGACACCGGGGAGCCCTCGAGAACCGCAACCTCGCCCAGCACCTCGAGCTCCGCCACGCGATGCAGGAACAGTGAGTCGTCTCCGCGCCGCATTGGCATGTCAAGGTGCAAGGCCCCGGCCTGCTGTAGGCGCGAAGGCGCGGCGTCCTCGTTGCTCTCGTAGCCGCTTACGACCCTGCCGTAGTGCGCACGCCTGCCGTCCGGGTCCGGAACGGCGTAGAGCCCGTTCAGGACGACCTTTTTCCCGGGGCTTATCACGAAGGGTATCGTGTCGAAGGTGGGCCCGGCGCCCGGGCGCGGCGAGGCCGTGTACCCTACCGGCTCGACGTCGAAGACGCCCTGCATTCAGTTGAACCCCCCCGATGAAATTTTCATCGATATTTTATACCAAAAATTCAAGGGTGGCAAGCCCGCGCCCGGCGCGTCGTCGACGCAATCGACCTCTACCGTGGGTGTAGCTATCGGCGGCACAAAAAAAGAGAGACACGCCGCGCTTTCGGCCGGGCCGACGCGGTCTCTCCTCTGGCTCATCACGAGAGGGCCGGTAGGCCAACCGATAAAGAGGCGGGTCGGCCCGCCGACCGCGCCCGCACGGGGCCACCGTAAAGCGCCGAGAGATTTCGGCTTTTTGCCCGTCGGGCGAGACCGTACGCGCGGGCGAACCGGCGGTAGGCCGCGTGGCAGCTTCATCGAAGCCCCCGACCTCCTTTTTCTCCCCCCGCCCGGGCCCTCTGGCCTAATCCCGGCGCGTCGGGGGCCCGGATCAGCCCGGCGACGCGGCCCCGGCCGCGGCCTCGGAGCAGCCCGGCCGCAGCGCCTGCAGTCGCTCGTCGTCCGGGGCGCGCAATCTCAAGAC encodes the following:
- a CDS encoding HNH endonuclease — its product is MYERDPELRRAAIRLHGTRCLACGFDFEEAYGERGRGYIEVHHLKPVSALGGPAAVDPRADLTVLCANCHRMVHRRRDRVLGLEELREIVRAARGVKSERKGETGGDATTRNPAAGA
- a CDS encoding DNA cytosine methyltransferase produces the protein MGRKRLTAVDLFAGAGGAALGLKAAGFEILAALEIDPDAAATYERNIGVTPLVADIRLVDPDAWRDRLGLAPGELDLMVGCPPCQGFTRLRGPKGASDPRNELVDVFARFVRSFLPKMVAFENVPGLIKSTHGRAYYERLIAALEAAGYEVTERVLDAADFGTPQHRPRLVVVSAHGRKPPLPEPTHGAPDDPEVLAGRRKPWRTVRDAISHFPPLAAGESCPNVPNHSASSIGPRVLRFIEMVPRNGGSRREVPREFWLPCHLTHDGHKDVFGRLAWDEPSSVVVTSGCINPSKGRFVHPEQDRALTPREAAALQGFPDHFAFSGGRLSVASQIGNAFPPPLAEAVFRAAAAFLRRGARDDARSSTRQQGGAAQIA
- a CDS encoding A/G-specific adenine glycosylase, with protein sequence MTCEAERLAALVSAAAARLAASGPFGEPPPWRTEADPYAVFVAEFLLVRTRADVVARVWEELLRRYPSFEALAAADEGELAALVAPLGLRKRVPLLKRAAAHVVERYGGRLPEESGELQKIPGMGPYTAAAVSAFAFGRPVVPADVNVLRFLSRLTGLPSGHPTKGSPTLRSLVARLGPAEGGPEPGRLIDFTRHVCRPRRPRCGECPLGDLCGSALLAG
- a CDS encoding ATP-binding protein → MQGVFDVEPVGYTASPRPGAGPTFDTIPFVISPGKKVVLNGLYAVPDPDGRRAHYGRVVSGYESNEDAAPSRLQQAGALHLDMPMRRGDDSLFLHRVAELEVLGEVAVLEGSPVSVAVEPPANLPQTGKPVVPLAGALAEALLGFPPPGEGLELGRAFGADAAVVLPRSALPRHILIVGRPGTGKSYARGVLAEEIARHGIPQVNFDANGEMAEAAVELGGVNLVPGVDYKVPLWALGESELLSLQPNLTQAHQDLIVDAYIDLSERREVWTWEELADEIRRVGAAVAQRADVVDRAIRRLGYGIRQNAIIGELGDWSDLLRRYRFVNVLLGGLKRSQREIVVAATARMLQRRRLREEVPPFVFGLDEAHLFLPAGGRESPSTAVIREFVRMGRHMKVGVVLVSQSPLGIDRQVMLLCNTRLIFALDGEDLRAMSGFLADAPEQMRERIPKLGQGVAVLSGGAELVRHTLMVEVRRRRTTHGAPTPDLKAEVELWSRTSRGK